The Harpia harpyja isolate bHarHar1 chromosome 10, bHarHar1 primary haplotype, whole genome shotgun sequence genome includes a region encoding these proteins:
- the ELOB gene encoding elongin-B produces MIDVYLMVHHHRTTIFTEAKETTTVHELKKVVEGILKRPLEEQRLYKDDQLLDDDHRTLLDCGLSSRSCHPHVPATVGLALFRPSNGTFEPLCIDPFSSTSELPDVKKSQVCGSSSREQTLC; encoded by the coding sequence ATGATAGATGTCTACCTGATGGTTCACCATCACAGGACTACAATCTTCACTGAGGCCAAAGAGACAACAACTGTGCATGAGTTGAAAAAGGTGGTAGAGGGAATACTGAAAAGGCCACTGGAGGAGCAGCGGCTCTACAAAGATGACCAGCTGCTGGATGATGATCATAGGACTTTACTAGACTGTGGCTTAAGCAGCCGAAGCTGCCATCCTCATGTTCCTGCCACAGTAGGCTTGGCTTTATTCAGACCTAGCAATGGCACCTTTGAACCATTGTGTATTGACCCCTTCTCAAGCACCTCAGAGCTACCTGATGTTAAGAAGTCACAGGTGTGTGGTAGCAGCTCTAGGGAGCAAACCTTGTGTTAA
- the LOC128147482 gene encoding beta-microseminoprotein-like, translating to MKSFLAFLVAMGIIVTLGDAYCFSKLNKPGEADKGCMLDGKLYPLGEIARTENCFRCSCSRDAMRCCSLFHTPIGYDKENCKVVFNKKTCDYDVVQKSDPSKECPVYSRVG from the exons ATG AAGAGTTTTCTGGCTTTCCTTGTTGCAATGGGCATCATAGTGACCCTGGGTGATGCATACTGCTTTTCTAAACTCAACAAGCCAGGGGAGGCCGACAAAG GCTGTATGCTGGATGGAAAACTATACCCCCTTGGAGAGATTGCGAGAACAGAAAATTGCTTCAGATGCAGCTGCAGCCGAGATGCAATGCGTTGCTGCTCCCT CTTTCATACTCCTATTGGTTATGACAAAGAGAACTGTAAAGTTGTTTTCAACAAGAAAACCTGTGACTACGACGTGGTGCAGAAGAGTGACCCCTCAAAAGAGTGTCCCGTCTATTCTCGTGTGGGCTAA
- the LOC128146751 gene encoding beta-microseminoprotein-like: MSELLKYLFEFCFLVQKTILACLLVLAISVPLSNAYCFFQPLKPEMSDGEHAGCRDSKGELHEFDSHWRTDDCHDCSCSRDGIDCCSSFATPAGYDEEKCVSIFNKETCTYKVVEKDDHSKECPVHNWVG, translated from the exons ATGAGTGAG TTACTTAAGTATTTGTTTGAATTCTGCTTTCTTGTTCAGAAAACCATCTTGGCCTGCCTTCTTGTTCTGGCCATTAGCGTGCCACTGTCCAATGCTTATTGCTTCTTTCAGCCATTGAAGCCAGAGATGTCTGATGGTGAGCATGCAG GCTGCCGTGACTCAAAAGGAGAGCTGCATGAATTCGATTCCCACTGGAGGACCGACGACTGCCATGATTGCTCCTGTTCCAGGGATGGAATTGACTGCTGCTCCAG CTTTGCAACACCAGCTGGCTATGATGAAGAGAAGTGTGTAAGCATTTTCAACAAGGAGACCTGCACTTACAAAGTAGTGGAGAAAGATGATCACTCAAAAGAATGCCCAGTCCATAACTGGGTGGGCTAA